In Triticum aestivum cultivar Chinese Spring chromosome 5B, IWGSC CS RefSeq v2.1, whole genome shotgun sequence, the following proteins share a genomic window:
- the LOC123117599 gene encoding uncharacterized protein, protein MRIRRAASRVLGVAPSAASPSQPPRPNLPPLPPADAGGPPPCVTNMAVADLMNQLGIQDPEDDKHFKETYFWDGLPSLPKHHPWGSRYHFPATTCADSIEEKEEMAVDVLDDIILESRIVEKNSEKNKSTMTKGEEEKDKSKLETKGKGKVEADESYAARGGWPCKQNERRFCGRTASQPNSYCLHHSHQKPRAISKPPRKRITAHRDLGLGFYYYDGFGPSGNTKRQRGSSSLPEPIEQKEEVSPEHHVDFSAGLVGVADEENQVGSESEYIEKPRFDDCTDVMITGYDDDNSDEDSPDYNSENIKVSKNPPKKRGKKPMKARSLKSLM, encoded by the exons ATGCGGATCCGCAGGGCCGCCTCCCGCGTGCTCGGCGTCgccccctccgccgcctccccctcccAGCCGCCCCGACCCAATCTGCCCCCGCTCCCGCCAGCCGACGCCGGCGGCCCGCCGCCCTGCGTGACGAACATGGCGGTAGCGGACCTGATGAACCAACTCGGCATCCAAGATCCCGAG GATGACAAGCACTTCAAGGAAACTTACTTTTGGGATGGCCTTCCTAGCCTTCCCAAACACCACCCCTGGGGATCTAGGTATCATTTCCCAGCCACCACCTGTGCCGACTCCATTGAGGAAAAAGAGGAGATGGCCGTTGACGTGCTAGATGACATCATCTTGGAATCGCGTATCGTGGAGAAGAACTCTGAGAAAAACAAAAGCACCATGACGAAGGGTGAGGAAGAGAAGGACAAGAGCAAGCTAGAGACAAAAGGGAAGGGGAAGGTGGAGGCAGATGAGAGTTATGCTGCCAGAGGAGGATGGCCATGCAAGCAGAATGAAAGGCGATTCTGCGGGCGGACCGCAAGCCAACCCAACTCGTACTGCTTGCACCACTCTCACCAGAAGCCCCGTGCCATCTCGAAGCCACCTCGCAAGAGGATCACTGCCCACCGTGACTTGGGACTAGGGTTCTACTACTACGATGGGTTCGGCCCGTCAGGCAACACCAAGAGGCAACGCGGATCAAGCAGTTTGCCAGAACCTATTGAACAGAAAGAGGAGGTGTCGCCTGAACACCACGTCGATTTTAGTGCAGGTCTGGTTGGAGTTGCTGACGAAGAAAATCAAGTCGGGTCAGAGTCAGAATACATTGAAAAGCCTAGGTTCGACGATTGTACTGATGTCATGATCACTGGCTACGACGATGACAACAGTGATGAAGACTCGCCTGATTACAATAGCGAAAACATTAAGGTGAGCAAGAACCCGCCAAAGAAGAGGGGAAAGAAGCCTATGAAAGCCCGATCACTCAAGTCATTGATGTGA